One Sander vitreus isolate 19-12246 chromosome 22, sanVit1, whole genome shotgun sequence DNA segment encodes these proteins:
- the cnn3a gene encoding calponin-3a, which translates to MTHFNKGPAYGLSAEVRSKIAQKYDTQKEEELRFWIEEVTGMSIGENFQKGLKDGVILCELINKLQPGSVKKINLSQLNWHKLENLGNFIKAILAFGLKPNDIFEANDLFENGNMTQVQTTLLALASMGKTKGMDSKIDIGVKYADKQARHFDDEKIKAGQCVIGLQMGTNKCASQAGMTAYGTRRHLYDPKTQSDKPYDQTTISLQMGTNKGASQAGMSAPGTRRDIYDQKVVQQPLDNSTISLQMGTNKVASQRGMSVYGLGRQVYDPKYCAPPTEPVIHANGSQGTGTNGSEISDSDYQAEFPEDEYHGGYHDDYSAHYNDQGIDY; encoded by the exons ATTGCTCAGAAATATGACACAcaaaaggaggaggagctccGTTTCTGGATTGAGGAGGTGACAGGAATGTCTATTGGAGAGAACTTCCAGAAAGGCTTGAAAGATGGAGTCATCCTCTGCGA ACTGATCAATAAGCTGCAACCTGGTTCGGTAAAGAAAATCAACCTTTCCCAGCTCAACTGGCACAAG CTGGAAAACCTTGGGAATTTCATCAAAGCTATCCTGGCCTTTGGCCTAAAGCCCAATGACATCTTTGAGGCCAATGACCTGTTTGAAAATGGGAACATGACTCAAGTCCAGACCACACTGCTCGCACTGGCCAGCATG GGAAAGACCAAAGGTATGGACTCAAAGATTGACATCGGGGTGAAATATGCAGACAAACAGGCTCGACATTTCGACGATGAGAAGATCAAGGCCGGTCAGTGTGTCATTGGACTGCAG ATGGGGACAAACAAGTGTGCGAGTCAGGCTGGAATGACTGCCTATGGAACCAGAAGACATCTGTATGATCCAAAGACTCAGTCTGACAAACCCTACGACCAGACCACCATCAGCCTGCAGATGGGAACCAACAAAGGAGCCAGCCAG GCGGGCATGTCTGCCCCCGGTACCCGCAGAGACATCTATGACCAGAAGGTGGTGCAGCAGCCGCTGGACAACTCCACTATCTCCCTCCAGATGGGCACCAACAAGGTGGCGTCTCAGCGGGGCATGAGTGTGTACGGCCTGGGGCGGCAGGTCTACGACCCCAAGTACTGCGCCCCGCCAACGGAGCCGGTCATCCACGCCAACGGCAGCCAGGGCACCGGCACCAACGGCTCGGAGATCAGCGACAGTGACTATCAGGCCGAGTTCCCGGAGGACGAGTACCACGGAGGCTACCATGACGACTACAGCGCCCATTACAACGATCAGGGCATTGACTATTAG